One genomic segment of Thunnus albacares chromosome 18, fThuAlb1.1, whole genome shotgun sequence includes these proteins:
- the nudcd3 gene encoding nudC domain-containing protein 3, with protein sequence MASPLEMTEMYDNALLGILQHVGNIHDFLHIYFGFLYRKTDFYRLLSGPNDKMGFPPGVAEKMVLKTYKLFEKVAEHDRERHLSELQRREESKSVPPAVQELEITSGPQEETKEQSAEEAQTESSPLDSGDVSAPPEPTKSPQSSSSGGGGGSSAPRQLAQGDQAAAASVKSAEESQDKCQIDSDSYNGAVRENYSWSQDYTDVEVRVSVPKTVVKGRQVSVSLQTSSVRVCVKEGAEEKTLMEGEFTHKINTENSLWSLEPGSCVVLSLNKASEVWWNAILKGEEEIDINQINRERSMATVDDEEHAVLDRLTFDYHQKLQGKPQSHEMKVHEMLKKGWDAEGSPFRGQQFDPSMFDIPPSAVQF encoded by the exons ATGGCGTCGCCGCTGGAAATGACAGAGATGTACGACAACGCTCTGCTGGGAATCCTGCAGCACGTTGGAAACATACACGACTTTCTTCACATCTATTTTGGGTTTTTGTACCGCAAGACGGACTTTTATCGCCTGCTGTCGGGTCCCAACGACAAGATGGGTTTCCCTCCCGGTGTGGCGGAGAAGATGGTGCTCAAG ACATACAAGTTGTTTGAGAAGGTGGCAGAGCACGACAGAGAGAGACACCTGAGCGAGCTgcaaaggagggaggagagtaAAAGCGTTCCTCCGGCAGTTCAAGAGCTGGAGATCACCTCCGGGCCTCAGGAGGAGACGAAAGAGCAGAGTGCAGAGGAGGCACAGACGGAGAGTTCTCCGTTAGACTCTGGGGACGTTTCAGCTCCTCCAGAACCCACTAAAAGCcctcagagcagcagcagcggcggcggcggcggcagcagcgcTCCAAGACAGTTAGCTCAGGGAGACCAGGCAGCCGCAGCCAGCGTGAAGTCAGCAGAGGA gAGTCAGGACAAATGTCAGATCGATTCCGACAGTTACAACGGCGCCGTGAGGGAAAACTACAGCTGGTCTCAGGACTACACTGACGTGGAGGTCCGCGTGTCTGTGCCCAAGACTGTTGTTAAGGGCAGACAG GTGAGCGTGAGTCTGCAGACGAGCAGCGTGCGAGTGTGCGTGAAGGAGGGAGCGGAGGAGAAAACGCTGATGGAGGGAGAGTTCACACACAAGATCAACACTGAAAACTCTCTGTGGAGCCTTGAACCCGGAAGCTGCGTGGTT CTGTCTCTCAACAAAGCCTCAGAAGTTTGGTGGAACGCGATActgaaaggagaggaggagatcgATATAAACCAAATCAACCGCGAGCGCTCCATGGCGACGGTTGACGACGAGGAGCACGCCGTCCTGGACAGACTCACCTTTGACTACCATCAGAAGCTGCAGGGAAAACCACAGAGTCATGAAATG AAAGTGCACGAGATGCTGAAGAAGGGCTGGGACGCCGAAGGCTCGCCGTTCAGAGGGCAGCAGTTCGACCCCTCCATGTTCGACATCCCACCCAGCGCGGTGCAGTTCTAA
- the mrps24 gene encoding 28S ribosomal protein S24, mitochondrial produces MAVSLSSTGSVRLLGALARSGSLCSSSGSRALHVTAACCKNKAARIRVGKGDRPLTYEQALHPHQIGHRKGWLSHHTSNLKGEEGAAERTVEDVFIRRFMFGTFHGCLANEVVIKRRGNMLTVCTLMLQKLPPQKFYFLIGYSESLLSHFYKCPVKLEVHTLQDKAVYKYL; encoded by the exons ATGGCGGTGTCCTTGAGCAGCACAGGCAGCGTGAGGCTGCTG gGTGCTTTAGCCCGGTCCGGCTCATTATGCAGTTCATCTGGAAGCAGAGCGCTTCATGTCACTGCAGCGTGCTGCAAG AATAAAGCGGCTCGTATCCGAGTGGGGAAAGGAGACAGACCTTTGACCTATGAACAGgctcttcatcctcatcaaATTGGTCATCGCAAAGGATGGCTGTCACATCACACCA GTAACCTcaaaggagaagaaggagcagCTGAGCGTACCGTCGAGGACGTCTTCATAAGGAGATTCATGTTCGGGACTTTCCACGGCTGCCTGGCCAACGAGGTTGTGATCAAAAGGCGTggcaacatgctcacagtgtGCACTTTAATGTTACAGAAACTACCGCCACAGAAGTTTTACTTCTTAATAGGATATTCAGAGTCTCTGCTGTCGCACTTCTACAAATGTCCAGTTAAGTTAGAGGTTCACACGCTGCAGGACAAAGCTGTGTATAAATATCTGTGA